The following are from one region of the Sulfoacidibacillus ferrooxidans genome:
- a CDS encoding CpaF/VirB11 family protein, which translates to MDGYINCAIEEMGEMVPLSNWWIRLTDRMGNAQGIGAITMERNMMNTLRMDVDNVILGEARWPAITWLFIRLSMLTKRMVGTTFHTRVDVGRGVHHVLQRMILEATAGSQGVSTNANTASLLADNVRFIFALDNVNGSPRMTEVGYIEDYDAVTQEVTWCKVAYWDYFEKTWVFQGVPASFLLRANIKGIHLPFTVYEGPRETYRVPKEG; encoded by the coding sequence ATGGATGGATACATCAATTGTGCGATTGAAGAAATGGGAGAAATGGTCCCGCTCTCGAACTGGTGGATTCGTCTCACGGATCGCATGGGCAATGCTCAGGGAATCGGAGCGATCACGATGGAGCGCAACATGATGAATACGCTACGGATGGACGTGGATAACGTCATTTTGGGAGAAGCTCGTTGGCCGGCCATTACGTGGCTCTTTATTCGTCTGTCGATGCTCACCAAACGCATGGTGGGAACGACGTTTCATACGCGTGTTGATGTGGGTCGAGGCGTTCATCATGTGTTGCAACGCATGATTTTAGAAGCTACAGCAGGGAGTCAAGGCGTTTCCACTAATGCCAACACAGCCAGTCTTCTTGCGGACAATGTGCGCTTTATCTTCGCGCTCGATAACGTCAACGGTTCACCACGCATGACCGAAGTAGGCTACATCGAAGACTACGATGCCGTCACGCAAGAAGTGACTTGGTGCAAAGTCGCTTACTGGGATTACTTCGAAAAAACATGGGTCTTTCAAGGCGTTCCCGCTTCGTTTCTATTGCGAGCCAATATCAAAGGGATCCACCTACCTTTTACTGTGTATGAGGGGCCACGTGAAACGTATCGCGTGCCCAAGGAGGGATAA